CTGTACTACCGTCCGGAAAATGAGGGAGGGGAGGGGATCAGGTTCTCCTCCGTACAAGTATTCCTGCTTTGTTTTCAAATATTCAAAATTTCTCAAATAATAAGGAGGGGATCAGGTTCTCCTCCGTACAAGTATTCCTGCCGCAACAAGGCCTGCCAGAATGCCGACAAGCGGGAAGGGTGCCTGTTTGAGTGTGGGGCGTGTTGATTGTATGCTTGTCGGCATCGTGGTGAGAGCAGGTGTCTGAGTTTTGGTAACAGTCAGTTTTTCAGTGACTGTGGTTGTTGATGTTTCTGTGGCGGTCGATGTCGGGGTATTCACCCATTTTGCGTATAATATCAGGTCACCGGGGATGGGGGCTGCAAAATTCCATCGTTTGGTACA
The sequence above is drawn from the Methanocorpusculum vombati genome and encodes:
- a CDS encoding InlB B-repeat-containing protein is translated as MNNAFRVLFDTQGGTFIPPQTYLSYGDMVTRPPSPEKNGYIFAGWYQDPDCTKRWNFAAPIPGDLILYAKWVNTPTSTATETSTTTVTEKLTVTKTQTPALTTMPTSIQSTRPTLKQAPFPLVGILAGLVAAGILVRRRT